The Magnolia sinica isolate HGM2019 chromosome 10, MsV1, whole genome shotgun sequence genome includes a window with the following:
- the LOC131216942 gene encoding uncharacterized protein LOC131216942 isoform X3 — translation MFTLIVFLYSLDVKAWRLGPTRRCKSPSVFAGDFANENVELVRSIANLTIPKAAILGNHDCWYTPQFSEKKKDSVQLQLACLGEQHVGYCHLDFPTLKLSIVGGRPFSCGGDQLFRKRLLSARYGVSDMVGSAKKIYEAALGIPDDHSIIFLAHNGPTDLAQALSDLKKSTRLSIPLVVFGHMHKELAYGNGLRKMIVVGADNTVYLNGAIVPRVKHSIGELGTSSRSYGNNEVPFQADGPHATLRAFTLIEMSDGRLEKITECWVSVSGDKVALEEENILFNSCTGLSS, via the exons ATGTT TACTCTCATAGTATTTCTATATTCTTTGGATGTGAAAGCATGGCGATTGGGACCTACAAGAAGATGCAAAAGCCCTTCAGTTTTTGCAG GAGATTTTGCTAATGAGAATGTTGAACTTGTTAGAAGCATTGCTAATCTTACGATCCCAAAAGCAGCTATTCTTGGGAACCATGATTGCTGGTATACTCCGCAGTTCTCGGAAAA GAAGAAAGATTCTGTTCAACTTCAGCTCGCATG TCTCGGTGAACAGCATGTTGGTTATTGTCATTTGGATTTTCCCACGTTAAAGCTCAGCATTGTTGGTGGACGCCCATTTTCTTGTGGGGGAGATCAGTTATTTCGGAAAAGACTTCTTTCTGCAAG GTATGGTGTCTCTGACATGGTTGGAAGTGCAAAAAAAATCTATGAAGCTGCTCTAGGGATACCGGATGATCATTCCATTATATTTCTTGCACATAATGGACCTACAG ATCTAGCACAAGCATTATCTGACCTGAAAAAGAGCACCCGATTATCGATCCCGTTGGTTGTTTTTGGCCATATGCATAAAGAGTTGGCATATGGAAATGGGCTTCGAAAAATGATTGTGGTTGGCGCTGATAACACCGTCTATCTGAATGGAGCCATCGTACCAAGGGTGAAACATTCGATTGGCGAACTAGGGACCAGCAGCAGAAGCTATGGGAACAATGAAGTCCCGTTTCAAGCAGATGGGCCACATGCTACCTTGCGAGCATTCACCTTGATCGAGATGTCAGATGGGAGGTTGGAAAAGATAACAGAGTGTTGGGTTTCGGTTTCCGGAGATAAGGTGGCATTAGAAGAGGAGAACATACTGTTTAACAGCTGTACCGGGCTTTCTTCATGA
- the LOC131216942 gene encoding uncharacterized protein LOC131216942 isoform X5 yields the protein MHVGYCHLDFPTLKLSIVGGRPFSCGGDQLFRKRLLSARYGVSDMVGSAKKIYEAALGIPDDHSIIFLAHNGPTGLGSQINDICGKDWVFGGGDHGDPDLAQALSDLKKSTRLSIPLVVFGHMHKELAYGNGLRKMIVVGADNTVYLNGAIVPRVKHSIGELGTSSRSYGNNEVPFQADGPHATLRAFTLIEMSDGRLEKITECWVSVSGDKVALEEENILFNSCTGLSS from the exons ATG CATGTTGGTTATTGTCATTTGGATTTTCCCACGTTAAAGCTCAGCATTGTTGGTGGACGCCCATTTTCTTGTGGGGGAGATCAGTTATTTCGGAAAAGACTTCTTTCTGCAAG GTATGGTGTCTCTGACATGGTTGGAAGTGCAAAAAAAATCTATGAAGCTGCTCTAGGGATACCGGATGATCATTCCATTATATTTCTTGCACATAATGGACCTACAG GACTGGGTTCTCAGATAAATGATATCTGCGGAAAAGACTGGGTGTTCGGAGGTGGTGATCACGGTGATCCAG ATCTAGCACAAGCATTATCTGACCTGAAAAAGAGCACCCGATTATCGATCCCGTTGGTTGTTTTTGGCCATATGCATAAAGAGTTGGCATATGGAAATGGGCTTCGAAAAATGATTGTGGTTGGCGCTGATAACACCGTCTATCTGAATGGAGCCATCGTACCAAGGGTGAAACATTCGATTGGCGAACTAGGGACCAGCAGCAGAAGCTATGGGAACAATGAAGTCCCGTTTCAAGCAGATGGGCCACATGCTACCTTGCGAGCATTCACCTTGATCGAGATGTCAGATGGGAGGTTGGAAAAGATAACAGAGTGTTGGGTTTCGGTTTCCGGAGATAAGGTGGCATTAGAAGAGGAGAACATACTGTTTAACAGCTGTACCGGGCTTTCTTCATGA
- the LOC131216942 gene encoding uncharacterized protein LOC131216942 isoform X1 — MFTLIVFLYSLDVKAWRLGPTRRCKSPSVFAGDFANENVELVRSIANLTIPKAAILGNHDCWYTPQFSEKKKDSVQLQLACLGEQHVGYCHLDFPTLKLSIVGGRPFSCGGDQLFRKRLLSARYGVSDMVGSAKKIYEAALGIPDDHSIIFLAHNGPTGLGSQINDICGKDWVFGGGDHGDPDLAQALSDLKKSTRLSIPLVVFGHMHKELAYGNGLRKMIVVGADNTVYLNGAIVPRVKHSIGELGTSSRSYGNNEVPFQADGPHATLRAFTLIEMSDGRLEKITECWVSVSGDKVALEEENILFNSCTGLSS, encoded by the exons ATGTT TACTCTCATAGTATTTCTATATTCTTTGGATGTGAAAGCATGGCGATTGGGACCTACAAGAAGATGCAAAAGCCCTTCAGTTTTTGCAG GAGATTTTGCTAATGAGAATGTTGAACTTGTTAGAAGCATTGCTAATCTTACGATCCCAAAAGCAGCTATTCTTGGGAACCATGATTGCTGGTATACTCCGCAGTTCTCGGAAAA GAAGAAAGATTCTGTTCAACTTCAGCTCGCATG TCTCGGTGAACAGCATGTTGGTTATTGTCATTTGGATTTTCCCACGTTAAAGCTCAGCATTGTTGGTGGACGCCCATTTTCTTGTGGGGGAGATCAGTTATTTCGGAAAAGACTTCTTTCTGCAAG GTATGGTGTCTCTGACATGGTTGGAAGTGCAAAAAAAATCTATGAAGCTGCTCTAGGGATACCGGATGATCATTCCATTATATTTCTTGCACATAATGGACCTACAG GACTGGGTTCTCAGATAAATGATATCTGCGGAAAAGACTGGGTGTTCGGAGGTGGTGATCACGGTGATCCAG ATCTAGCACAAGCATTATCTGACCTGAAAAAGAGCACCCGATTATCGATCCCGTTGGTTGTTTTTGGCCATATGCATAAAGAGTTGGCATATGGAAATGGGCTTCGAAAAATGATTGTGGTTGGCGCTGATAACACCGTCTATCTGAATGGAGCCATCGTACCAAGGGTGAAACATTCGATTGGCGAACTAGGGACCAGCAGCAGAAGCTATGGGAACAATGAAGTCCCGTTTCAAGCAGATGGGCCACATGCTACCTTGCGAGCATTCACCTTGATCGAGATGTCAGATGGGAGGTTGGAAAAGATAACAGAGTGTTGGGTTTCGGTTTCCGGAGATAAGGTGGCATTAGAAGAGGAGAACATACTGTTTAACAGCTGTACCGGGCTTTCTTCATGA
- the LOC131216942 gene encoding uncharacterized protein LOC131216942 isoform X4, with translation MFTLIVFLYSLDVKAWRLGPTRRCKSPSVFAGDFANENVELVRSIANLTIPKAAILGNHDCWYTPQFSEKKKDSVQLQLAWYGVSDMVGSAKKIYEAALGIPDDHSIIFLAHNGPTGLGSQINDICGKDWVFGGGDHGDPDLAQALSDLKKSTRLSIPLVVFGHMHKELAYGNGLRKMIVVGADNTVYLNGAIVPRVKHSIGELGTSSRSYGNNEVPFQADGPHATLRAFTLIEMSDGRLEKITECWVSVSGDKVALEEENILFNSCTGLSS, from the exons ATGTT TACTCTCATAGTATTTCTATATTCTTTGGATGTGAAAGCATGGCGATTGGGACCTACAAGAAGATGCAAAAGCCCTTCAGTTTTTGCAG GAGATTTTGCTAATGAGAATGTTGAACTTGTTAGAAGCATTGCTAATCTTACGATCCCAAAAGCAGCTATTCTTGGGAACCATGATTGCTGGTATACTCCGCAGTTCTCGGAAAA GAAGAAAGATTCTGTTCAACTTCAGCTCGCATG GTATGGTGTCTCTGACATGGTTGGAAGTGCAAAAAAAATCTATGAAGCTGCTCTAGGGATACCGGATGATCATTCCATTATATTTCTTGCACATAATGGACCTACAG GACTGGGTTCTCAGATAAATGATATCTGCGGAAAAGACTGGGTGTTCGGAGGTGGTGATCACGGTGATCCAG ATCTAGCACAAGCATTATCTGACCTGAAAAAGAGCACCCGATTATCGATCCCGTTGGTTGTTTTTGGCCATATGCATAAAGAGTTGGCATATGGAAATGGGCTTCGAAAAATGATTGTGGTTGGCGCTGATAACACCGTCTATCTGAATGGAGCCATCGTACCAAGGGTGAAACATTCGATTGGCGAACTAGGGACCAGCAGCAGAAGCTATGGGAACAATGAAGTCCCGTTTCAAGCAGATGGGCCACATGCTACCTTGCGAGCATTCACCTTGATCGAGATGTCAGATGGGAGGTTGGAAAAGATAACAGAGTGTTGGGTTTCGGTTTCCGGAGATAAGGTGGCATTAGAAGAGGAGAACATACTGTTTAACAGCTGTACCGGGCTTTCTTCATGA
- the LOC131216942 gene encoding uncharacterized protein LOC131216942 isoform X2: MEMQADLVLFTGDFANENVELVRSIANLTIPKAAILGNHDCWYTPQFSEKKKDSVQLQLACLGEQHVGYCHLDFPTLKLSIVGGRPFSCGGDQLFRKRLLSARYGVSDMVGSAKKIYEAALGIPDDHSIIFLAHNGPTGLGSQINDICGKDWVFGGGDHGDPDLAQALSDLKKSTRLSIPLVVFGHMHKELAYGNGLRKMIVVGADNTVYLNGAIVPRVKHSIGELGTSSRSYGNNEVPFQADGPHATLRAFTLIEMSDGRLEKITECWVSVSGDKVALEEENILFNSCTGLSS; the protein is encoded by the exons ATGGAAATGCAGGCTGATTTGGTACTTTTTACAG GAGATTTTGCTAATGAGAATGTTGAACTTGTTAGAAGCATTGCTAATCTTACGATCCCAAAAGCAGCTATTCTTGGGAACCATGATTGCTGGTATACTCCGCAGTTCTCGGAAAA GAAGAAAGATTCTGTTCAACTTCAGCTCGCATG TCTCGGTGAACAGCATGTTGGTTATTGTCATTTGGATTTTCCCACGTTAAAGCTCAGCATTGTTGGTGGACGCCCATTTTCTTGTGGGGGAGATCAGTTATTTCGGAAAAGACTTCTTTCTGCAAG GTATGGTGTCTCTGACATGGTTGGAAGTGCAAAAAAAATCTATGAAGCTGCTCTAGGGATACCGGATGATCATTCCATTATATTTCTTGCACATAATGGACCTACAG GACTGGGTTCTCAGATAAATGATATCTGCGGAAAAGACTGGGTGTTCGGAGGTGGTGATCACGGTGATCCAG ATCTAGCACAAGCATTATCTGACCTGAAAAAGAGCACCCGATTATCGATCCCGTTGGTTGTTTTTGGCCATATGCATAAAGAGTTGGCATATGGAAATGGGCTTCGAAAAATGATTGTGGTTGGCGCTGATAACACCGTCTATCTGAATGGAGCCATCGTACCAAGGGTGAAACATTCGATTGGCGAACTAGGGACCAGCAGCAGAAGCTATGGGAACAATGAAGTCCCGTTTCAAGCAGATGGGCCACATGCTACCTTGCGAGCATTCACCTTGATCGAGATGTCAGATGGGAGGTTGGAAAAGATAACAGAGTGTTGGGTTTCGGTTTCCGGAGATAAGGTGGCATTAGAAGAGGAGAACATACTGTTTAACAGCTGTACCGGGCTTTCTTCATGA